One window of Thermocoleostomius sinensis A174 genomic DNA carries:
- the map gene encoding type I methionyl aminopeptidase codes for MNILSNLIPKPNPAPRIKRNRRGIETKSPQEIEIMRQASRIVATVLKEISALVQPGMTTADLDAYAEKRIREMGAMPSFKGYHGFPGSICSCINDEVVHGIPSTKKTIHQGDVLKVDTGAYYQGFHGDSCITIAVGEVKPEAARLIRVAEETLYKGIEQVKAGKYLMDIAGAIQDYAEAHGFKIVEEFTGHGVGRNLHEEPSVFNIRTYDLPNAKLRSGMTLAIEPILNAGSRHTRTLSDRWTVVTVDRSLSAQFEHTVLVTEEGCEILTDRSQV; via the coding sequence ATGAATATTCTCTCTAACCTGATTCCTAAGCCCAATCCGGCCCCTCGCATCAAACGTAATCGGCGCGGCATTGAAACCAAATCGCCCCAGGAAATTGAAATTATGCGGCAAGCTAGCCGCATTGTGGCGACGGTTCTTAAAGAGATTTCTGCGTTGGTGCAGCCCGGCATGACAACAGCCGACCTCGATGCCTATGCGGAAAAGCGTATCCGTGAAATGGGTGCAATGCCAAGTTTTAAAGGGTATCATGGTTTTCCCGGTTCCATCTGTTCGTGCATTAACGATGAAGTTGTGCACGGCATTCCCAGCACCAAGAAAACAATTCATCAAGGAGATGTGCTGAAGGTAGACACAGGCGCTTACTATCAAGGCTTTCATGGCGATTCTTGCATTACGATCGCAGTAGGCGAGGTCAAACCTGAAGCGGCTCGACTGATTCGAGTGGCTGAAGAAACGCTTTATAAAGGCATTGAGCAAGTTAAGGCTGGCAAATATCTCATGGACATTGCTGGCGCCATTCAAGACTATGCTGAAGCGCATGGCTTCAAAATTGTGGAGGAATTTACTGGGCATGGTGTGGGGCGCAACCTGCACGAAGAACCGTCGGTTTTCAATATTCGCACCTACGATCTGCCTAATGCCAAGCTGCGATCGGGAATGACACTAGCCATTGAACCCATTCTCAATGCGGGTTCTCGCCACACCCGCACTCTATCCGATCGCTGGACAGTAGTGACCGTTGATCGATCCCTCTCGGCTCAATTTGAACACACGGTTTTGGTGACGGAAGAGGGGTGTGAAATTTTGACCGATCGCTCCCAAGTGTAA
- a CDS encoding cupredoxin domain-containing protein yields the protein MYSSSGNRVWFRMLSLVIGLLSYGIVWLSATENAFSAPAPSQQPATAVQVSLGNETGELVFVPDHLSFEAGQRYELRLSNPSPQKHYFTAKDFADSIWSQKVEAGNVEVKGAIHELELKPGATAEWVFIPLKPGTYELHCSIAGHAEAGMIGELTIQ from the coding sequence ATGTACAGTTCTAGTGGCAATCGAGTCTGGTTTCGGATGCTCAGCCTGGTGATTGGTCTGCTGTCCTATGGAATCGTTTGGTTGAGCGCAACCGAAAACGCTTTCTCTGCCCCTGCGCCAAGTCAGCAACCCGCCACCGCTGTTCAAGTGTCGTTGGGCAACGAAACGGGAGAATTGGTGTTTGTGCCAGATCATCTCAGTTTTGAAGCAGGGCAGCGCTATGAGCTGAGGCTGTCTAATCCCAGTCCTCAAAAACACTACTTTACCGCCAAGGACTTTGCTGATAGCATCTGGTCTCAGAAAGTCGAAGCGGGCAACGTCGAAGTCAAAGGGGCTATCCACGAATTGGAGCTAAAGCCCGGAGCCACCGCAGAGTGGGTGTTTATTCCGCTGAAACCCGGAACCTACGAGCTACACTGCTCGATCGCTGGCCACGCCGAAGCGGGCATGATAGGTGAACTGACGATTCAATAG
- a CDS encoding MFS transporter has protein sequence MKSLAKKMFASLPTLDRRIWILMAGRLLSQVGTGFVLFYAAIVFVNQVGLSATAVGIGLGSQSISGVVGRILGGSLSDAPSWGRRKVLLFSAAISALADVLLTLSNNFPLFLAGNLLMGLGIGLYWPATEAVVADITTIDQRNEAYALTRLADSIGLGLGVIWGGWIIAATGAFRLLFVIDGISFLVFFGIIYGAIEETLNKRQTPQPMLHGWITALRDRPLLVFSLVNSLFTTYLALINSALPIYFNNRISLPSTGAGFSPTLLSALFTWYITLTVLCQLPIARFLKRFRNPQALSFSALAWGLGFGLVWLTGIASIGHVVWAGLALALMALATAAYNPPAASLVVGLAPDSMRGVYLSINSLCWAVGYFIGPTIGGWAMDQPQWFTDGFWVVSAFSVIIIVAILQSLDRMVQQRRPAQ, from the coding sequence ATGAAATCGCTCGCCAAAAAAATGTTTGCTAGTTTGCCCACCCTCGATCGCCGCATTTGGATTTTGATGGCCGGACGGCTGCTATCGCAAGTGGGTACGGGATTCGTGCTATTTTATGCTGCGATTGTATTTGTCAATCAAGTGGGGCTATCGGCTACCGCCGTGGGCATTGGCTTGGGCAGTCAGTCTATTTCTGGAGTGGTAGGTCGCATTTTGGGTGGATCGCTGTCAGATGCGCCAAGTTGGGGACGTCGCAAGGTGTTACTGTTCTCAGCGGCAATCTCGGCTCTCGCGGATGTATTGCTGACACTTAGCAACAACTTTCCCTTGTTTCTAGCTGGCAATTTGCTGATGGGGCTTGGCATCGGGCTATATTGGCCTGCTACGGAGGCCGTTGTAGCAGATATCACCACGATCGATCAACGCAATGAGGCCTATGCTTTGACACGATTGGCAGACAGCATCGGGCTAGGACTAGGAGTGATTTGGGGCGGTTGGATTATTGCAGCCACCGGAGCATTCCGGCTTCTGTTTGTCATTGACGGGATCTCGTTCTTGGTCTTCTTTGGCATCATTTATGGCGCTATTGAAGAAACCCTCAACAAACGTCAAACTCCGCAACCGATGTTGCACGGTTGGATCACGGCCCTACGCGATCGCCCGCTATTGGTCTTCAGCTTGGTCAATAGTTTATTCACGACCTATCTGGCCTTGATTAATAGTGCTTTACCCATCTATTTCAACAACCGTATTTCGCTGCCATCTACGGGTGCTGGATTTAGTCCCACCCTGCTTAGCGCCTTGTTCACGTGGTACATCACGCTGACGGTGCTTTGTCAACTGCCGATCGCTCGCTTTCTCAAACGCTTCCGCAATCCTCAAGCGCTCAGTTTCTCAGCCTTAGCATGGGGTCTTGGCTTTGGGCTGGTGTGGTTGACCGGGATAGCCTCCATCGGGCATGTGGTTTGGGCTGGTTTAGCCTTGGCCTTGATGGCTCTGGCGACGGCTGCCTACAATCCGCCTGCGGCGTCGCTAGTGGTTGGTTTAGCTCCAGACTCGATGCGGGGGGTGTATCTTTCGATTAACTCGCTGTGCTGGGCTGTTGGGTACTTTATTGGCCCAACCATTGGCGGCTGGGCTATGGATCAACCCCAATGGTTTACAGACGGATTTTGGGTGGTGTCAGCGTTCAGTGTGATCATTATCGTAGCAATTTTGCAGTCCCTCGATCGCATGGTGCAACAGCGGCGACCGGCTCAGTAA